A stretch of the Papaver somniferum cultivar HN1 chromosome 6, ASM357369v1, whole genome shotgun sequence genome encodes the following:
- the LOC113285371 gene encoding EPIDERMAL PATTERNING FACTOR-like protein 1, giving the protein MSNMNLLNPDCFLFFSITVLHFLFAPVSCFHHNQQQQQQWLNSPSQPLTQGFVMEDKSRLGSTPPSCYNRCDHCNPCMAVQVPTPIRDRFRPGLKKLVPLMKKKKKNEEKSTESVYSKSSTGNDQYTNYKPLGWKCRCGNHIFNP; this is encoded by the exons aTGAGTAATATGAACTTATTAAATCCAGactgctttcttttcttttcaatcaCTGTTCTTCATTTCTTGTTTGCACCTGTTTCTTGCTTTCatcataatcaacaacaacaacagcaatggCTGAATTCACCATCACAACCTCTTACTCAG GGTTTTGTGATGGAAGATAAATCGAGATTAGGATCAACACCACCAAGTTGTTATAATCGATGTGACCATTGTAATCCATGCATGGCTGTTCAAGTACCAACACCAATTCGTGACAGATTTAGACCTGGTTTAAAGAAATTAGTTccattaatgaagaagaagaagaagaatgaagaaaagaGTACTGAATCAGTATATTCAAAATCATCAACAGGTAATGATCAGTACACAAATTACAAACCCTTAGGATGGAAATGCAGGTGTGGAAATCACATTTTCAATCCTTGA